A window from Mycolicibacterium tokaiense encodes these proteins:
- a CDS encoding TlpA family protein disulfide reductase has translation MSKAGLWTVATLVLVAVLVGAFLSELRDPPQAGAPNGLPAAAELTQDPADLAQARQAADLPPCPAGQGPGPAALRGVSASCAADGAAVDVAQSLAGRPVLLNLWAYWCGPCADELPALVEYQQRMGERVLVVTVHQDPNEEAALDRLAEWGVRLPTLQDGDRRIAAALKVPNVMPATVLIGSDGSVTEVLPRAFVSADEIAEAVGDRLR, from the coding sequence GTGAGCAAGGCGGGCCTGTGGACCGTCGCGACGCTGGTGCTGGTCGCGGTGCTGGTGGGGGCGTTCCTGTCCGAACTTCGCGACCCGCCGCAGGCCGGCGCGCCGAATGGTCTGCCCGCTGCCGCTGAGCTGACCCAGGACCCCGCCGACCTGGCTCAGGCCCGCCAAGCCGCGGATCTGCCGCCGTGCCCGGCGGGTCAGGGCCCCGGTCCGGCCGCGCTGCGGGGGGTGTCGGCATCCTGTGCGGCCGACGGCGCTGCAGTGGACGTGGCCCAGTCGCTCGCCGGTCGCCCGGTGCTACTGAACCTGTGGGCGTACTGGTGCGGTCCCTGCGCCGACGAGCTGCCCGCCCTCGTCGAGTACCAGCAGCGGATGGGGGAGCGGGTCCTGGTGGTCACCGTGCACCAGGACCCCAATGAGGAGGCTGCGCTGGACCGGCTCGCCGAATGGGGGGTGCGGCTGCCCACCCTGCAGGACGGTGACCGGCGCATCGCCGCCGCGCTGAAGGTTCCCAACGTCATGCCTGCGACGGTGTTGATCGGTTCGGACGGTAGCGTGACCGAAGTCCTACCCCGCGCGTTTGTCAGCGCCGACGAGATCGCCGAGGCGGTGGGCGACCGACTTCGATGA
- a CDS encoding NUDIX hydrolase, translating into MRGVPPVSSAVPVAPDIGPDWLRPLLDNVHEVRAAYRRRVPPELLASISQAAETTGSGRDAAVLVLFSGPDTAAPDSVVPGLPDEADLLVTVRAATLRHHAGQAAFPGGVSDPGDDGPVATALREAWEETGIDVTRLRPLATLERMFIPPTGFFVVPVLAYSPDPGPVAVVDEAETAIVARVPLRAFINPENRLTVYRTTNTRRFAGPAFLLNQMLVWGFTGQVISALLDVAGWSVPWDTTNVVELEEALALVGGGQTHGDLR; encoded by the coding sequence ATGAGAGGGGTACCGCCGGTGAGCAGTGCGGTCCCCGTGGCGCCCGACATCGGTCCGGACTGGTTGCGGCCGCTGCTGGACAACGTGCACGAGGTCCGTGCTGCCTACCGGCGGCGGGTGCCTCCGGAGCTGCTGGCGTCGATATCCCAGGCCGCCGAGACCACCGGCAGCGGCCGCGATGCCGCGGTGCTGGTGCTGTTCTCCGGCCCGGACACCGCAGCGCCCGACTCCGTGGTGCCGGGCCTGCCCGACGAGGCCGACCTGCTGGTGACCGTGCGGGCAGCCACGCTGCGCCACCACGCCGGGCAGGCGGCCTTTCCCGGCGGCGTCAGCGATCCAGGTGATGATGGACCGGTTGCCACCGCCCTGCGGGAGGCCTGGGAGGAGACCGGGATCGACGTCACACGGCTGCGCCCGCTGGCCACGCTCGAGCGCATGTTCATCCCGCCGACGGGCTTCTTCGTGGTGCCGGTGCTGGCCTATTCGCCTGACCCCGGTCCGGTCGCGGTGGTCGACGAGGCCGAGACCGCGATCGTCGCCCGGGTGCCGCTGCGGGCCTTCATCAACCCGGAGAACCGGCTGACCGTCTACCGGACCACCAACACCCGCCGCTTCGCCGGACCGGCGTTCCTGCTGAACCAGATGCTCGTGTGGGGGTTCACCGGACAGGTGATCTCCGCACTGCTCGACGTGGCCGGATGGTCGGTCCCCTGGGACACCACCAACGTCGTCGAACTCGAGGAGGCACTCGCGCTCGTGGGCGGCGGACAGACTCACGGAGACCTCCGGTGA
- the marP gene encoding acid resistance serine protease MarP, producing the protein MNPSQWLDIAVVALAFIAAVSGWRSGALGSVMSFIGVILGAVAGVLLAPHLVNHIDGARTKLFAALFLILALVVVGEVAGVVLGRAVRGAVRNPAVRLVDSLIGVGLQVIVVMVAAWLLATPLTSSDQTNLVNAVKGSKVLAQVDEVAPEWLRAVPKRLSALLDTSGLPAVLQPFGRTPIVEVAPPNAVLATDAVVAAVQPSVVKIRGVAPGCQKVLEGTGFVVGPQHVMSNAHVVAGSDTVTVESAGQTYDAVVVSYDPNADISMLFVPNLPAAPLDFVDEPAATGTDALVLGYPGGGDFTATPARVREIIELNGPDIYRSTTVNREVYTIRGTVRQGNSGGPLIDGQGRVLGVVFGAAVDDTDTGFVLTAKEVERQMLKVNATERTPTGSCVS; encoded by the coding sequence GTGAACCCCTCGCAGTGGTTGGACATCGCGGTCGTCGCGCTCGCGTTCATCGCAGCGGTGTCCGGCTGGCGTTCCGGGGCCCTGGGTTCGGTGATGTCGTTCATCGGTGTCATCCTGGGCGCTGTTGCCGGGGTGTTGCTGGCCCCCCACCTGGTCAACCACATCGACGGGGCTCGCACCAAGCTGTTCGCGGCGCTGTTCCTGATCCTGGCGCTGGTGGTGGTCGGCGAGGTGGCCGGCGTGGTGCTCGGCCGCGCAGTACGTGGTGCTGTGCGCAATCCCGCTGTGCGACTTGTCGATTCACTCATCGGGGTGGGTCTGCAGGTGATCGTGGTGATGGTCGCTGCGTGGTTGCTCGCCACCCCGTTGACGTCGTCGGATCAGACCAATCTGGTGAATGCCGTCAAGGGTTCCAAGGTGCTGGCCCAGGTGGACGAGGTGGCGCCGGAGTGGTTGCGGGCAGTGCCCAAACGCCTCTCGGCCCTGCTGGACACCTCGGGTCTGCCGGCCGTGCTGCAGCCGTTCGGCCGCACCCCGATCGTGGAGGTGGCCCCGCCGAATGCAGTGCTGGCCACCGACGCGGTGGTGGCGGCCGTGCAACCGAGCGTGGTGAAGATCCGCGGCGTGGCGCCGGGATGCCAGAAGGTGCTCGAGGGAACCGGATTCGTGGTCGGGCCCCAGCACGTGATGTCCAATGCGCACGTGGTCGCCGGATCCGACACGGTCACCGTCGAGTCCGCCGGCCAGACCTACGACGCCGTGGTGGTGTCCTATGACCCCAACGCCGACATCTCCATGCTGTTCGTGCCCAATTTGCCTGCCGCGCCGCTGGACTTCGTCGACGAGCCCGCGGCGACGGGTACCGACGCGCTGGTGCTGGGCTACCCCGGTGGCGGCGACTTCACGGCCACGCCCGCCCGGGTGCGCGAGATCATCGAGCTCAACGGTCCCGACATCTACCGCTCCACTACGGTGAACCGCGAGGTGTACACCATCAGGGGCACTGTGCGCCAGGGTAATTCAGGCGGGCCGCTGATCGACGGGCAGGGCCGCGTACTGGGCGTGGTGTTCGGCGCTGCCGTCGACGACACCGACACCGGGTTCGTGCTGACCGCCAAGGAGGTGGAGCGTCAGATGTTGAAGGTCAACGCCACCGAACGGACGCCCACCGGATCTTGCGTCAGCTGA
- a CDS encoding alpha/beta fold hydrolase translates to MPPPDPSAVRIGGPWRHHDVHANGIRFHVVEAEAGSPDHDAPLVVLLHGFGSFWWSWRHQLRGLSGARVVAVDLRGYGASDKPPRGYDGWTLAGDTGGLIRALGHTSATLVGHADGGLVCWATSVLHPRLVRSIALVSSPHPTALRRAALTRRDQGRALLPSLLAYQLPRWPERVLTRRGADDLEALVRSRASEKWLASEDFAETINHLRTAIRIPGAAHCALEYQRWAVRSQLRSEGRRFMKQMKRQIGIPVLHMRGDADPYVLADPVDRTQRYAPHGRFVSLSEAGHFGHEEAPDQVNEHLMRFLSVS, encoded by the coding sequence GTGCCGCCCCCGGATCCGTCCGCCGTCCGCATCGGCGGGCCGTGGCGTCACCACGACGTCCACGCGAACGGTATCCGGTTCCACGTCGTCGAGGCCGAGGCCGGGTCCCCCGATCATGATGCCCCGCTGGTGGTCCTGCTGCACGGCTTCGGTTCCTTCTGGTGGTCCTGGCGCCACCAACTGCGCGGGCTCTCCGGAGCGCGGGTGGTGGCCGTCGATCTGCGCGGCTACGGCGCCAGCGACAAACCTCCGCGCGGCTACGACGGCTGGACGCTGGCCGGCGACACCGGCGGCCTGATCCGCGCGCTGGGGCACACCTCGGCCACGCTGGTGGGCCACGCCGACGGCGGCCTGGTGTGTTGGGCCACCTCGGTGCTGCACCCGCGGCTGGTCCGGTCCATCGCGCTGGTCAGTTCCCCACACCCGACGGCGCTGCGCCGCGCCGCGCTGACACGTCGTGATCAGGGCCGGGCGTTGTTGCCCTCCCTGCTGGCCTATCAGCTGCCCCGCTGGCCCGAGCGCGTGCTGACCCGCCGCGGCGCCGACGATCTGGAAGCCCTGGTGCGTAGCCGCGCCTCGGAGAAGTGGCTGGCGTCGGAGGACTTCGCGGAGACCATCAATCACCTGCGCACTGCGATCCGGATCCCGGGCGCGGCGCACTGCGCGTTGGAGTACCAGCGCTGGGCGGTGCGCAGTCAGCTACGCAGCGAGGGCAGGCGCTTCATGAAACAGATGAAGCGGCAGATCGGGATTCCGGTGCTGCACATGCGCGGCGATGCCGATCCGTACGTGCTGGCCGATCCGGTGGACCGCACCCAGCGCTACGCCCCGCACGGGCGGTTCGTGTCCCTTTCGGAGGCGGGCCATTTCGGCCACGAAGAGGCGCCCGATCAGGTGAACGAGCACCTGATGCGGTTCCTGTCGGTCAGCTGA
- a CDS encoding phage holin family protein, giving the protein MSNGDRKNGVPATVTSIPLIDPNAVPADPSIGDLVKDATTQVSTLVRAEVELARAEITRDVKKGLTGSVFFILALVVLFYSTFFFFFFVAELLDTWLWRWAAFLIVFGVMVLTTALLALLGYRKVRKIRGPQQTIETVKETKAAFTPGDKTPQAPATKAPATTDPSGW; this is encoded by the coding sequence GTGAGCAATGGTGACCGCAAGAATGGTGTGCCCGCGACCGTGACGTCGATCCCGCTGATCGATCCCAACGCCGTGCCCGCGGATCCGTCGATCGGCGACCTGGTCAAAGACGCCACCACGCAGGTCTCCACGCTGGTGCGGGCCGAGGTGGAACTGGCCCGCGCGGAGATCACCCGGGATGTCAAGAAAGGGCTGACCGGCAGCGTCTTCTTCATCCTCGCCCTGGTGGTGCTGTTCTACTCCACCTTCTTCTTCTTCTTCTTCGTCGCCGAGCTGCTGGACACCTGGTTGTGGCGGTGGGCGGCCTTCCTGATCGTCTTCGGTGTGATGGTGTTGACCACTGCACTGTTGGCATTGCTCGGCTACCGCAAGGTGCGCAAGATCCGCGGCCCGCAGCAGACCATCGAAACGGTGAAAGAGACCAAGGCCGCGTTCACCCCGGGTGACAAGACGCCGCAGGCACCGGCAACCAAAGCTCCGGCGACCACTGACCCCTCAGGCTGGTAG
- a CDS encoding S1 family peptidase encodes MKLARLAICVVTALTSLSVATAGSANAAPVTLGGGSGIVINGESYCTLTAIGTDNRGDLVGFTSAHCGGPGAQVSAEGAESSGPVGVMVAGNEALDYAVIRFDRSKVIPTNNVDGFIIDGLGPDPAFGQVVCKLGRTTGTSCGVTWGPGEDPGTVLNQVCGAPGDSGAPVTANNKLVGMIHGAFSNDLPSCVIKFIPLHTPAVTMSFPTQLADITAKGRPGTGFVPA; translated from the coding sequence TTGAAACTCGCGCGCCTCGCGATCTGTGTTGTCACGGCATTGACGTCGCTGTCGGTCGCCACGGCCGGCTCGGCAAACGCCGCGCCCGTCACCCTCGGAGGGGGCTCGGGCATCGTGATCAACGGCGAGTCGTACTGCACGCTGACCGCCATCGGCACCGACAACCGAGGCGATCTCGTCGGATTCACCTCGGCGCACTGCGGTGGGCCGGGCGCACAGGTCTCCGCTGAGGGCGCCGAGAGCTCGGGCCCGGTCGGGGTCATGGTGGCCGGCAACGAGGCGCTGGACTACGCCGTCATCCGCTTCGACCGCAGCAAGGTCATCCCCACCAACAATGTCGACGGCTTCATCATCGACGGGCTGGGACCCGACCCCGCGTTCGGTCAGGTGGTCTGCAAGCTCGGGCGCACCACCGGCACGTCGTGCGGCGTGACGTGGGGTCCCGGCGAAGATCCCGGGACCGTCCTGAACCAGGTGTGCGGCGCCCCTGGGGATTCGGGTGCGCCGGTGACCGCGAACAACAAGCTGGTCGGGATGATCCACGGCGCGTTCAGCAATGACCTGCCCAGCTGTGTCATCAAGTTCATCCCGCTGCACACACCAGCGGTAACCATGTCGTTTCCGACGCAATTGGCCGACATCACGGCCAAGGGCAGGCCGGGAACGGGATTCGTCCCGGCCTGA
- the acs gene encoding acetate--CoA ligase yields the protein MTETHIEVLSAYPPAAEFAEQANATAALYDEAEADRLAFWAAQANRLSWDTAFTEVLDWSNAPFAKWFGDGKLNVAYNCVDRHVEAGNGDRVAIHWVGEPVEHHRSITYAELKDEVSQAANTLTELGLVAGDRVAIYMPMVPEAIVAMLACARLGVMHSVVFAGFSASALKARIEDASAKMVITTDGQYRRGAAVSLKAGVDEAIAGLGEDSPVEHVLVVRRTGIDVEWTEGRDLWWDQTVPKASVEHTPAAFDSEHPLFLLYTSGTTGKPKGIMHTSGGYLTQASYTHFNVFDIKPETDVYWCTADIGWVTGHTYIVYGPLSNGVTQVVYEGTPASPDEHRHFQIIETYGVTIYYTAPTLVRTFMKWGRQIPAAHDLSSLRLLGSVGEPINPEAWRWYRMAFGADTTPIVDTWWQTETGAIMISPLPGVTHTKPGSAMRALPGISAKIVDDDGNELATGTDHGEQASGYLVLDKPWPSMLRGIWGDEERFKDTYWSRFAEQGWYFAGDGARYGSDGEIWVLGRIDDVMNVSGHRISTAEVESALVGHSGVAEAAVVGATDEHTGQAICAFVILKTSAHGGESNMIDELRAEVAKEISPIAKPREIHVVPELPKTRSGKIMRRLLRDVAEGRELGDTSTLVDPSVFEAIRASK from the coding sequence ATGACCGAGACGCACATCGAAGTTCTGTCAGCGTATCCGCCCGCCGCGGAGTTCGCCGAGCAGGCGAATGCCACCGCGGCGCTGTACGACGAGGCCGAAGCGGACCGTTTGGCGTTCTGGGCGGCGCAGGCCAACCGGCTGTCGTGGGACACCGCGTTCACCGAGGTGCTCGACTGGTCGAACGCTCCCTTCGCGAAGTGGTTCGGCGACGGCAAGCTCAATGTCGCGTACAACTGCGTGGACCGCCACGTGGAGGCCGGCAACGGCGACCGGGTGGCGATCCACTGGGTGGGTGAGCCGGTCGAGCACCACCGCTCCATCACCTACGCCGAACTCAAGGACGAGGTGAGCCAGGCCGCCAACACCTTGACCGAGCTCGGTCTGGTCGCCGGAGACCGGGTGGCGATCTACATGCCGATGGTGCCCGAGGCCATCGTCGCGATGCTGGCGTGTGCGCGCCTGGGTGTCATGCACTCGGTGGTGTTCGCCGGCTTCTCCGCCAGCGCGCTCAAGGCCCGCATCGAGGACGCCTCGGCCAAGATGGTCATCACCACCGATGGGCAGTACCGCCGCGGTGCGGCCGTCTCCCTGAAGGCCGGCGTCGACGAGGCCATTGCCGGTCTGGGCGAGGACAGCCCCGTCGAACACGTTCTGGTGGTGCGCCGCACCGGCATCGACGTCGAGTGGACCGAGGGCCGCGATCTGTGGTGGGACCAGACGGTGCCCAAGGCCTCCGTCGAGCACACCCCGGCGGCCTTCGACTCCGAGCATCCGCTGTTCCTGCTCTACACCTCGGGCACCACCGGTAAGCCCAAGGGCATCATGCACACCTCGGGCGGCTACCTCACCCAGGCGTCCTACACCCATTTCAATGTCTTCGACATCAAGCCCGAGACCGACGTCTACTGGTGCACCGCCGACATCGGCTGGGTCACCGGGCACACCTACATCGTCTACGGCCCGCTGTCCAACGGCGTCACCCAGGTGGTCTACGAGGGCACCCCGGCTTCCCCCGATGAGCACCGGCATTTTCAGATCATCGAAACCTACGGGGTGACAATCTATTACACCGCTCCCACGCTGGTGCGCACCTTCATGAAGTGGGGTCGCCAGATCCCCGCCGCCCACGACCTGTCGTCGTTGCGACTGCTGGGCTCGGTCGGTGAGCCCATCAACCCCGAAGCCTGGCGCTGGTACCGGATGGCCTTCGGCGCCGACACAACCCCCATCGTGGACACCTGGTGGCAAACCGAGACCGGCGCCATCATGATCTCCCCGCTGCCGGGGGTCACCCACACCAAACCGGGCTCGGCGATGCGTGCCCTGCCGGGGATCTCGGCCAAGATCGTCGATGATGACGGCAACGAACTCGCCACGGGCACCGACCACGGCGAGCAGGCCTCCGGCTACCTGGTGCTCGACAAGCCGTGGCCGTCGATGCTGCGCGGCATCTGGGGTGACGAGGAACGCTTCAAAGACACCTACTGGTCGCGGTTCGCCGAGCAGGGCTGGTACTTCGCCGGCGACGGCGCCCGCTACGGCAGCGACGGCGAGATCTGGGTGCTCGGGCGCATCGATGACGTCATGAACGTCTCCGGGCACCGCATCTCCACCGCCGAGGTGGAATCCGCTCTCGTCGGGCACTCCGGGGTGGCCGAGGCCGCCGTCGTCGGCGCCACCGACGAACACACCGGCCAAGCCATCTGTGCGTTCGTCATCCTCAAAACCTCCGCCCACGGCGGCGAGTCGAACATGATCGACGAACTGCGCGCCGAAGTCGCCAAGGAGATCTCCCCGATCGCCAAACCCCGCGAGATCCACGTGGTTCCCGAGCTGCCGAAGACCCGCAGCGGCAAGATCATGCGCCGTCTGCTGCGCGACGTCGCCGAAGGCCGCGAACTCGGCGACACCTCAACCCTGGTCGACCCCAGCGTCTTCGAGGCCATCCGCGCCAGCAAGTAG
- a CDS encoding oxidoreductase, which translates to MSGDPLAPLVDLPGVADAAEQARDALGRAHRHRANLRGWPVTAAEAALRAARASSVLDGGTPQLDETTTSDPIFAGALRVSQALEGGETTLVGVWRRAPLQALARLHMLAAADVAEESALARPRADPEVAARLDLMSQLVTGRSAVPAPVLAAVAHGELLTLAAFGSADGVLARGVARLVTIATGLDPHGIGVPEVYWMRRAAEYRAAAQGFATGTEKGLTEWLLLHCRALQAGAREAISIADQKK; encoded by the coding sequence GTGAGTGGTGATCCGTTGGCCCCGCTGGTGGACCTGCCAGGAGTGGCTGACGCTGCCGAGCAGGCCCGGGATGCGCTGGGCCGCGCCCACCGGCATCGTGCCAACCTACGCGGCTGGCCGGTCACTGCAGCCGAGGCGGCGCTGCGGGCGGCCAGGGCGTCGTCCGTGCTCGACGGCGGGACTCCGCAATTGGACGAGACCACCACTTCCGATCCGATCTTCGCCGGTGCGCTGCGGGTGTCGCAGGCCCTGGAGGGCGGGGAGACGACGCTGGTGGGCGTGTGGCGCCGGGCTCCGTTGCAGGCTCTGGCCAGGTTGCACATGCTGGCCGCCGCCGACGTGGCCGAGGAGAGCGCGCTGGCGCGTCCGCGTGCCGACCCCGAGGTGGCGGCTCGGCTGGACCTGATGTCTCAACTGGTGACCGGTCGGTCCGCGGTTCCCGCCCCTGTCCTGGCCGCCGTCGCGCACGGCGAACTGCTGACCCTGGCCGCGTTCGGCAGCGCCGACGGTGTGTTGGCGCGCGGTGTGGCTCGGCTGGTCACCATCGCCACCGGTCTGGATCCGCACGGCATCGGAGTGCCTGAGGTGTACTGGATGCGCCGGGCCGCTGAGTATCGGGCGGCGGCGCAGGGCTTCGCGACCGGCACGGAAAAAGGTCTCACCGAATGGTTGTTGCTTCACTGCCGGGCACTGCAAGCCGGTGCCCGCGAAGCGATTTCGATCGCGGACCAGAAGAAGTGA
- a CDS encoding HAD-IB family hydrolase: MTASDGDAVQLTPLQTDGASADHTRTAAFFDLDKTILAKSSTLAFSKPFFDQGLLNRRAVLKSSYAQFLFLMSGADHEQMDRMRSYVTAMCTGWDVEQVKSIVGETLHGIVDPLVFAEAADLIADHKLCGRDVVVVSASGEEIVAPIARALGATHAMATRMVVEDGRYTGEVAFYCYGEGKAQAIRELAHREGYPLEHCYAYSDSITDLPMLECVGHPTVVNPDRSLRREAVSRQWPVLTFSRPVSLRDRIPAPSGAAVATTAAVGISALAAGALTYSLLRRFAL, translated from the coding sequence GTGACCGCCTCCGACGGGGACGCCGTGCAGCTAACCCCACTGCAAACGGATGGGGCGAGCGCGGACCACACCCGGACCGCCGCCTTCTTCGATCTGGACAAGACGATTCTTGCCAAATCGAGCACGCTTGCTTTCAGCAAACCATTCTTCGATCAAGGTCTGCTGAATCGGCGAGCAGTGCTGAAATCGAGTTACGCGCAATTCCTGTTTCTGATGTCCGGCGCGGATCACGAACAGATGGATCGGATGCGGTCCTATGTCACCGCCATGTGTACCGGCTGGGATGTCGAGCAGGTGAAGTCGATCGTGGGAGAGACCCTGCACGGGATCGTCGATCCGCTGGTATTCGCCGAGGCCGCCGATCTGATCGCCGATCACAAACTGTGCGGCCGTGACGTGGTGGTGGTCTCCGCCTCGGGCGAGGAGATCGTGGCGCCGATCGCCCGGGCGCTGGGCGCCACCCACGCCATGGCAACCCGGATGGTGGTCGAGGACGGCCGCTACACCGGCGAGGTGGCCTTCTACTGCTACGGCGAAGGCAAGGCGCAGGCCATCCGGGAGCTCGCGCATCGCGAGGGCTACCCGTTGGAGCACTGCTACGCCTACTCGGATTCGATCACCGACTTGCCGATGTTGGAGTGCGTGGGGCACCCCACCGTCGTCAACCCGGACCGCAGCCTGCGCCGCGAGGCCGTCAGTCGGCAGTGGCCGGTCCTGACCTTCAGCAGACCCGTCTCGCTGCGCGACCGCATCCCCGCACCATCCGGCGCGGCCGTGGCCACCACCGCCGCGGTGGGAATCAGTGCACTGGCCGCCGGCGCGCTGACGTACTCACTGCTACGTCGATTCGCGCTCTGA
- the ssd gene encoding septum site-determining protein Ssd, which yields MTDTAALLTLLNDTSLRDDVERAAAAAGVRAAHLDPSRPPVRAVWSAAAAVVLDREAATGCTCAGLPRRPAVFVCGLTEPDAATLQVAISLGAQSVLLLPEQTEVLVRAIADARLPAAHPDSGVTVAVIPGRGGAGASVFAAALAHCFPRALLVDLDPWSGGADLLLGAEHTTGLRWPELAVQSGRLSWPAVHAALPSVGDITVLSGARRSHDVPAGAVAAVLGAGRRDGVTAVCDLPRSISDPVATALDDADLVVVVTTCDVRACAATVAMAPAISAVNPNVGLVVRGPAPGGLRAAEIAELTGLPLLADMRPEPLIAEKLEHGGLRLRARSPLAAAAGRVAALLPNRGVGKAA from the coding sequence GTGACCGACACCGCTGCACTCCTGACCCTCCTGAACGACACCTCTCTGCGCGACGACGTCGAGCGGGCCGCTGCCGCCGCCGGGGTGCGGGCCGCCCATCTGGATCCCTCGCGGCCGCCGGTGCGCGCGGTGTGGTCGGCAGCTGCAGCGGTGGTGCTCGACCGAGAGGCCGCCACGGGCTGCACCTGCGCCGGGCTGCCACGTCGCCCGGCGGTGTTCGTCTGCGGTCTCACCGAGCCTGATGCAGCCACTTTGCAGGTGGCGATTTCCCTTGGGGCGCAGAGCGTTCTGCTCCTGCCCGAGCAGACCGAGGTGCTGGTGAGGGCCATCGCCGACGCCCGCCTGCCCGCCGCTCACCCCGACAGTGGCGTCACGGTGGCAGTGATCCCGGGACGCGGCGGTGCCGGCGCGTCCGTTTTTGCGGCCGCGTTGGCGCACTGTTTCCCGCGCGCCCTGTTGGTGGACCTCGACCCGTGGAGCGGTGGGGCCGATCTGCTGCTGGGCGCCGAACACACCACCGGCCTGCGCTGGCCCGAGCTGGCGGTGCAGAGCGGGCGGCTGTCGTGGCCGGCCGTGCACGCCGCGCTGCCGAGCGTCGGCGACATCACGGTGCTGTCCGGGGCGCGGCGCAGCCACGACGTGCCCGCCGGCGCCGTCGCGGCGGTGCTCGGCGCGGGCCGCCGCGACGGCGTGACCGCGGTCTGCGATCTACCGCGAAGCATCAGCGACCCGGTCGCGACCGCGCTCGACGACGCCGATCTGGTGGTCGTGGTCACCACCTGCGATGTGCGCGCGTGCGCCGCCACGGTCGCCATGGCGCCGGCGATCTCGGCGGTGAACCCCAACGTCGGATTGGTGGTCCGGGGGCCGGCGCCGGGCGGGCTGCGGGCCGCGGAGATTGCCGAACTCACCGGACTGCCGCTGCTGGCGGATATGCGACCGGAACCGCTGATCGCCGAGAAACTCGAGCACGGCGGGCTGCGCCTGCGGGCCCGTTCACCGCTGGCCGCGGCGGCGGGCCGGGTCGCCGCCCTGCTGCCGAATCGCGGTGTGGGGAAGGCCGCGTGA
- a CDS encoding TadA family conjugal transfer-associated ATPase — protein MTESLIDRVRERLAADAGRGSLQAGAVARAIRAESAGLLGDTEVLSSLRAVQTELTGAGVLEPLLCAPGTTDVLVTSPSQVWIDAGNGLRRTPVEFADDAAVRRLAQRLALACGRRLDDASPWVDGLLADVGPRRLTVRVHAILAPVAAAGTCISLRVLRPATHDLSALAAAGALTPDAAALLREIILARLAFLVSGGTGAGKTTLLSALLGAVPAGERIVCVEDAAELAPPHPHLVSLVARGANIEGAGEVTVRQLVRQALRMRPDRIVVGEVRGGEVVDLLAALNTGHDGGAGTVHANSPTEVPARLEALGALGGLDRATLHSQLAAAVRVLLHVSRTPDGSRQLNEIALLERDDGTGTCRVRTAWHAEHGRVEGFAELRRRLDGVA, from the coding sequence GTGACCGAGTCACTGATCGATCGTGTCCGGGAGCGTCTGGCCGCCGACGCCGGGCGGGGTTCGCTGCAGGCCGGGGCGGTGGCCCGGGCCATCCGTGCCGAATCGGCGGGCCTGCTCGGCGACACCGAGGTGTTGTCGAGCCTGCGCGCGGTGCAGACGGAACTGACCGGTGCGGGGGTGCTCGAACCGCTGTTGTGTGCACCGGGCACCACCGACGTCCTGGTGACCTCACCGTCGCAGGTGTGGATCGACGCCGGAAACGGTTTGCGGCGCACCCCGGTGGAGTTCGCTGACGACGCGGCTGTCCGGCGCCTGGCCCAGCGTCTGGCGCTGGCGTGCGGCCGGCGGCTCGACGACGCGTCCCCGTGGGTGGACGGCCTGCTCGCCGACGTGGGTCCGCGGCGGCTGACAGTCCGGGTGCACGCGATCTTGGCGCCGGTCGCCGCCGCCGGCACCTGCATCTCGCTGCGCGTGCTGCGGCCCGCCACGCACGATCTTTCGGCGCTGGCCGCCGCCGGAGCGCTCACGCCGGACGCCGCGGCGCTGTTGCGCGAGATCATCCTGGCCAGGTTGGCGTTCCTGGTTTCCGGCGGCACGGGTGCGGGCAAGACGACCCTGCTCTCCGCGCTGCTCGGGGCGGTGCCCGCCGGTGAGCGCATCGTCTGCGTCGAGGATGCCGCGGAACTGGCCCCGCCCCACCCCCATCTGGTGTCGCTGGTGGCCCGCGGGGCGAACATCGAAGGTGCCGGGGAGGTCACGGTGCGCCAACTGGTCCGCCAGGCACTGCGGATGCGCCCGGATCGCATCGTCGTCGGGGAGGTCCGGGGCGGCGAGGTGGTGGATCTGCTGGCCGCGCTGAACACCGGCCATGACGGCGGCGCCGGCACGGTGCACGCGAACAGCCCGACCGAGGTTCCGGCTCGGCTCGAGGCGCTCGGAGCGCTAGGCGGTCTGGACCGCGCCACGCTGCACAGCCAGCTCGCCGCGGCGGTGCGTGTCCTGCTGCACGTCTCGCGCACACCCGACGGCTCCCGCCAGCTCAACGAGATCGCCCTGCTGGAGCGTGACGACGGTACCGGCACCTGTCGGGTACGCACGGCCTGGCACGCCGAGCATGGCCGGGTCGAGGGGTTTGCCGAGCTGCGCCGCCGACTCGACGGCGTCGCATGA